In the genome of Candidatus Deferrimicrobiaceae bacterium, one region contains:
- a CDS encoding response regulator transcription factor yields MIRVLLADDHSVVRDGLRRLVDGAGDMKVVAEAADGREAIRKTRESSPDVAVVDISMPGLDGLEVIRQLRLENPKPPVLVLTMHEEEQYVVRAIEAGAMGYITKRSAAEQLLQAIRKVHAGGRSLSESASEPLATRRAKGAGARSPLDSLHPGDPGAPGTGAGEEQPGDRGELFDQHEDDRYLPHTSSQEAEFTEQRGADAVRDSERDCGMVVPPAPYRKKNSDVRIKIGPIFRFPPFQVSFILKAFLPRLGRAENEVPSLRTYRKEGTSWHH; encoded by the coding sequence TTGATCCGGGTTCTTCTGGCGGACGACCACAGCGTGGTCCGGGACGGACTTCGTCGCCTCGTGGATGGCGCCGGCGACATGAAGGTCGTCGCCGAGGCCGCCGACGGGAGGGAGGCCATCCGGAAAACGAGGGAGTCCTCGCCCGACGTGGCCGTCGTGGACATCTCCATGCCCGGTCTCGACGGCCTGGAAGTCATCCGGCAGCTTCGCTTGGAGAACCCGAAACCGCCCGTCCTCGTCCTGACGATGCACGAGGAGGAGCAGTACGTCGTCCGGGCGATCGAGGCGGGGGCCATGGGGTACATCACGAAGCGGTCGGCGGCGGAGCAGCTGCTGCAGGCCATCCGCAAGGTCCACGCCGGCGGGCGCTCCTTGAGCGAGTCGGCGTCCGAGCCGCTGGCTACCCGCAGGGCCAAGGGGGCCGGGGCCCGTTCCCCCCTCGACTCTCTCCACCCGGGAGATCCAGGTGCTCCGGGGACTGGCGCTGGGGAAGAGCAACCGGGAGATCGCGGAGAGCTATTCGATCAGCACGAAGACGATCGATACCTACCGCACACGTCTTCTCAAGAAGCTGAATTTACGGAACAACGCGGAGCTGACGCGGTTCGCGATTCAGAACGGGATTGTGGAATGGTAGTCCCGCCCGCCCCGTATCGTAAGAAAAATTCTGACGTCAGAATCAAAATCGGCCCGATATTTCGGTTCCCCCCTTTTCAGGTATCCTTTATCCTTAAGGCCTTCTTACCACGGCTGGGTCGAGCGGAGAACGAAGTGCCAAGCCTCCGAACCTACAGAAAGGAGGGAACATCATGGCACCACTGA
- a CDS encoding CBS domain-containing protein produces the protein MAPLKGVRFATASTVMKKNVVTIDGKKTVADAIKLMAGVRRAPVFDGKDVIGIPESRAHGKRGADAPGCESSGLRSSYCGP, from the coding sequence ATGGCACCACTGAAGGGGGTACGGTTTGCCACTGCCTCGACGGTGATGAAGAAAAACGTCGTCACAATCGATGGCAAGAAAACGGTGGCTGACGCAATCAAGCTCATGGCCGGCGTTCGAAGGGCGCCTGTGTTCGACGGCAAGGACGTTATCGGAATCCCCGAATCCCGTGCGCACGGCAAGCGTGGCGCCGACGCGCCGGGTTGCGAATCGTCCGGTCTCCGGTCCTCCTACTGCGGTCCGTAA
- a CDS encoding 2-oxoacid:acceptor oxidoreductase family protein, producing the protein MIEIRFHGRGGQGAVTSAELLAHAAISEGKYAQAFPSFGPERRGAPVLAFARISGEPIYKREQVYEPNVVIVLDSGLLALVNVEDGMRVGGVLIVNTKQSLEEFKGKHSFSHRLCLVDATGIALEILKRPITNTTMLGAMVRATGAIDLTSMKAPLEERFGKIASKNYAVMQAAFDKSILEGYWRDR; encoded by the coding sequence ATGATCGAGATCCGCTTTCACGGACGAGGCGGACAGGGCGCTGTGACGAGCGCGGAGCTGCTGGCGCACGCGGCCATCAGCGAGGGCAAGTACGCGCAGGCGTTTCCTTCCTTCGGCCCGGAGCGGCGCGGGGCGCCGGTGCTGGCGTTCGCGCGCATCAGCGGCGAGCCGATCTACAAGCGCGAGCAGGTCTACGAGCCGAACGTGGTGATCGTGCTGGACAGCGGGCTTTTGGCCCTCGTGAACGTCGAGGACGGCATGCGCGTGGGCGGCGTGCTGATCGTGAACACGAAGCAAAGCCTCGAGGAATTCAAGGGGAAACACTCCTTTTCGCACCGCCTCTGCCTGGTGGACGCCACGGGCATCGCCCTCGAGATCCTGAAGCGTCCGATCACGAACACCACGATGCTCGGGGCCATGGTCCGCGCGACCGGCGCCATCGACCTGACTTCGATGAAAGCGCCCCTGGAGGAACGGTTCGGAAAGATCGCCTCGAAGAATTACGCGGTCATGCAGGCGGCCTTCGACAAGTCGATTTTGGAGGGATATTGGAGGGATAGATGA